The Borreliella valaisiana VS116 genome has a segment encoding these proteins:
- a CDS encoding virulence associated lipoprotein, which yields MKYNIIASIFVFLFLNACNPDLSTNQKDVKSYYSKKGVKSNKKRLKSNKKILKPKAEANQNQEAKPTQKVDQNQEEDPDKRIKNTLLDDLRNLIETANADREKSIQKAKEEPVDQYGIAAFKELGWSSPGGEKIADNSERSKRYRKRIYATLNDIDISELKTLSEIIMLSGQTQGLFNTLSTFGETLDDVIVHLYPKKDTLDKLKISDLEKLKNSFKELLSIKAIISETLNKLLLDYQNDENSIKTDNTKLESHVTTLYNQILEKNKETKKLKSDIFSIHNL from the coding sequence ATGAAATATAATATAATTGCAAGCATATTCGTTTTTCTATTTTTAAATGCTTGCAATCCAGATTTGAGCACCAATCAAAAAGATGTGAAGTCTTACTATAGTAAAAAGGGAGTAAAATCTAATAAGAAAAGACTAAAATCTAATAAAAAGATATTAAAACCTAAAGCAGAAGCAAACCAAAATCAAGAAGCAAAACCAACTCAAAAAGTAGACCAAAATCAAGAAGAAGATCCTGATAAAAGAATAAAAAATACACTGCTTGATGATTTAAGAAATTTAATAGAAACAGCTAACGCGGATAGAGAAAAATCTATACAAAAAGCGAAAGAAGAACCTGTAGACCAATATGGAATAGCGGCTTTTAAAGAATTGGGATGGTCATCACCAGGTGGTGAAAAAATAGCCGATAATAGCGAAAGATCTAAAAGATATAGAAAACGAATTTATGCTACATTAAATGATATTGATATTAGTGAATTAAAGACATTATCAGAAATAATAATGCTGTCAGGACAAACACAAGGTCTATTTAACACCCTTAGCACATTTGGAGAGACTCTAGACGATGTGATCGTTCACTTATACCCTAAAAAAGATACTTTAGACAAACTAAAGATTTCAGATTTAGAGAAGCTTAAAAATTCGTTTAAAGAATTACTATCTATAAAAGCAATCATCTCAGAAACGTTAAACAAACTTTTATTAGATTATCAAAATGATGAAAATTCTATAAAAACAGATAACACCAAGCTTGAATCTCATGTAACCACACTTTACAATCAAATTCTAGAAAAAAACAAGGAAACAAAAAAGCTAAAAAGTGACATATTTTCAATACATAACCTTTAA